A section of the Jaculus jaculus isolate mJacJac1 chromosome 6, mJacJac1.mat.Y.cur, whole genome shotgun sequence genome encodes:
- the Tac3 gene encoding tachykinin-3 — MRSNLLFATVLALSLAWSFGAVCEESQEQVVPNRSHSKDSDLYQLPQSLLRRLYDSHSVSLEGLLKVLSKASMDSKESPLPQKRDMHDFFVGLMGKRNSQPDTPTAVSDEHIPSFGTLKHAPSAE, encoded by the exons ATGAGGAGCAACCTGCTGTTTGCCACTGTCCTGGccctcagcctggcctggagcttCGGGGCTGTCTGTGAGGAATCACAGGAGCAGGTGGTGCCCAACAGGAGCCACAGTAAG GACTCGGACCTCTACCAGCTTCCCCAATCCCTGCTGCGGAGACTCTATGACAGCCACTCAGTCTCTCTGGAAGGACTGCTAAAAGTGCTGAGCAAAGCTAGCATGG ATTCCAAGGAATCGCCACTTCCACAGAAAC GTGATATGCATGATTTCTTTGTGGGACTTATGGGCAAGAGGAACAGCCAGCCAG ACACCCCTACTGCTGTGAGTGACGAGCACATCCCCAGCTTTGGCACCCTCAAGCATGCCCCCAGCGCAGAGTGA